A genomic stretch from Larus michahellis chromosome 7, bLarMic1.1, whole genome shotgun sequence includes:
- the SEPTIN4 gene encoding septin-4 isoform X3, which yields MIKRFLKEDSEEAELTQFLRDCPPADSPRKVEPPESRREPGHPLCGMGRVPPDEPADERDARIFSRSRPSDFQQHIAAPPPPSPNRPRSPWGQLDPYDSSEDDKEYVGFATLPNQVHRKSVKKGFDFTLMVAGESGLGKSTLVNSLFLTDMYRDRKLLNAEERITQTVEITKHVVDIEEKGVKLRLTIVDTPGFGDAVNNTECWKPVADYIDQQFEQYFRDESGLNRKNIQDNRVHCCIYFISPFGHGLRPMDVEFMRALHQRVNIVPVLAKADALTPAEVERMKNKIREEIDHYGIRIYQFPECDSDEDEEFKLQDQALKESIPFAVIGSNTVVEAKGRRVRGRLYPWGIVEVENLSHCDFVKLRTMLVRTHMQDLKDVTRETHYENYRTQCIQSMTRMVVKERNRKRHPSALRLCCADCSAD from the exons ATG ATAAAGCGTTTCCTGAAGGAGGACTCGGAGGAGGCTGAGCTGACCCAGTTCCTACGGGATTGCCCACCGGCTGACAGCCCCAGGAAGGTGGAGCCCCCGGAGAGCCGGCGGGAGCCCGGCCACCCCCTCTGCGGCATGGGCAGGGTCCCCCCTGACGAACCTGCCGACGAGAGGGACGCCAGGATCTTCTCCCGGTCTCGGCCCTCGGATTTCCAGCAGCACAtcgccgcccccccaccccccagccccaaccgCCCGCGGAGCCCCTGGGGGCAGCTGGACCCCTACGACTCCTCCGAG GATGACAAGGAGTACGTGGGCTTCGCCACGCTGCCCAACCAGGTCCATCGGAAGTCGGTGAAGAAGGGCTTCGATTTCACCCTCATGGTGGCAG GGGAATCTGGGCTGGGCAAGTCCACCCTGGTCAACAGCCTCTTCCTGACGGACATGTACAGGGACCGCAAGCTGCTGAACGCTGAAG agcgtATCACGCAGACGGTGGAGATCACCAAGCACGTGGTGGACATTGAGGAGAAGGGTGTCAAGCTGCGCCTGACCATCGTGGACACACCGGGCTTTGGTGATGCTGTCAACAACACTGAGTG CTGGAAGCCGGTGGCCGACTACATCGACCAGCAGTTTGAGCAGTATTTCCGTGATGAAAGTGGCCTCAACAGGAAAAACATCCAGGACAACCGCGTCCACTGCTGCATTTACTTCATCTCGCCCTTCGGCCATGG GCTCCGGCCCATGGATGTGGAGTTCATGAGAGCCCTGCACCAGCGGGTGAACATCGTGCCTGTGCTGGCCAAGGCTGACGCCCTGACCCCCGCCGAGGTGGAGCGAATGAAGAACAAG ATCCGGGAGGAGATCGACCACTACGGCATCCGCATCTACCAGTTCCCTGAGTGCGACTCAGATGAGGATGAGGAGTTCAAGCTGCAGGACCAGGCGTTGAAG GAGAGCATCCCTTTCGCTGTCATCGGCAGCAACACAGTTGTGGAGGCCAAAGGCCGGCGTGTCCGTGGGCGCCTCTACCCCTGGGGCATCGTGGAAG TGGAGAACCTGTCCCACTGCGACTTCGTGAAGCTGCGGACGATGCTGGTGaggacccacatgcaggacctcaAGGACGTGACGAGGGAAACCCACTACGAGAACTACCGCACGCAGTGCATCCAGAGCATGACCCGCATGGTGGTGAAAGAGAGGAACCGCAA GCGGCATCCCTCTGCGCTGAGGCTGTGCTGCGCCGACTGCTCCGCCGACTGA
- the SEPTIN4 gene encoding septin-4 isoform X1, which yields MGCVGVLATPEDPEERRGAQGEGPHPCPLEHQEPAAIPALPAIKRFLKEDSEEAELTQFLRDCPPADSPRKVEPPESRREPGHPLCGMGRVPPDEPADERDARIFSRSRPSDFQQHIAAPPPPSPNRPRSPWGQLDPYDSSEDDKEYVGFATLPNQVHRKSVKKGFDFTLMVAGESGLGKSTLVNSLFLTDMYRDRKLLNAEERITQTVEITKHVVDIEEKGVKLRLTIVDTPGFGDAVNNTECWKPVADYIDQQFEQYFRDESGLNRKNIQDNRVHCCIYFISPFGHGLRPMDVEFMRALHQRVNIVPVLAKADALTPAEVERMKNKIREEIDHYGIRIYQFPECDSDEDEEFKLQDQALKESIPFAVIGSNTVVEAKGRRVRGRLYPWGIVEVENLSHCDFVKLRTMLVRTHMQDLKDVTRETHYENYRTQCIQSMTRMVVKERNRNKLTRESGTDFPIPVIPPVPDAETEKLIREKDEELRRMQEMLQKIQKQMKDSH from the exons ATGGGATGTGTGGGGGTCCTGGCCACCCCAGAAGACCCCGAGGAGCGGCGGGGTGCCCAGGGGGAaggtccccatccctgtcccctggaGCACCAGGAGCCAGCTGCCATCCCCGCACTGCCAGCT ATAAAGCGTTTCCTGAAGGAGGACTCGGAGGAGGCTGAGCTGACCCAGTTCCTACGGGATTGCCCACCGGCTGACAGCCCCAGGAAGGTGGAGCCCCCGGAGAGCCGGCGGGAGCCCGGCCACCCCCTCTGCGGCATGGGCAGGGTCCCCCCTGACGAACCTGCCGACGAGAGGGACGCCAGGATCTTCTCCCGGTCTCGGCCCTCGGATTTCCAGCAGCACAtcgccgcccccccaccccccagccccaaccgCCCGCGGAGCCCCTGGGGGCAGCTGGACCCCTACGACTCCTCCGAG GATGACAAGGAGTACGTGGGCTTCGCCACGCTGCCCAACCAGGTCCATCGGAAGTCGGTGAAGAAGGGCTTCGATTTCACCCTCATGGTGGCAG GGGAATCTGGGCTGGGCAAGTCCACCCTGGTCAACAGCCTCTTCCTGACGGACATGTACAGGGACCGCAAGCTGCTGAACGCTGAAG agcgtATCACGCAGACGGTGGAGATCACCAAGCACGTGGTGGACATTGAGGAGAAGGGTGTCAAGCTGCGCCTGACCATCGTGGACACACCGGGCTTTGGTGATGCTGTCAACAACACTGAGTG CTGGAAGCCGGTGGCCGACTACATCGACCAGCAGTTTGAGCAGTATTTCCGTGATGAAAGTGGCCTCAACAGGAAAAACATCCAGGACAACCGCGTCCACTGCTGCATTTACTTCATCTCGCCCTTCGGCCATGG GCTCCGGCCCATGGATGTGGAGTTCATGAGAGCCCTGCACCAGCGGGTGAACATCGTGCCTGTGCTGGCCAAGGCTGACGCCCTGACCCCCGCCGAGGTGGAGCGAATGAAGAACAAG ATCCGGGAGGAGATCGACCACTACGGCATCCGCATCTACCAGTTCCCTGAGTGCGACTCAGATGAGGATGAGGAGTTCAAGCTGCAGGACCAGGCGTTGAAG GAGAGCATCCCTTTCGCTGTCATCGGCAGCAACACAGTTGTGGAGGCCAAAGGCCGGCGTGTCCGTGGGCGCCTCTACCCCTGGGGCATCGTGGAAG TGGAGAACCTGTCCCACTGCGACTTCGTGAAGCTGCGGACGATGCTGGTGaggacccacatgcaggacctcaAGGACGTGACGAGGGAAACCCACTACGAGAACTACCGCACGCAGTGCATCCAGAGCATGACCCGCATGGTGGTGAAAGAGAGGAACCGCAA CAAGCTGACCCGGGAGAGCGGGACAGATTTCCCCATCCCTGTCATCCCCCCGGTGCCGGACGCGGAGACAGAGAAGCTCATCCGGGAAAAGGACGAGGAG CTGCGGCGGATGCAGGAGATGCTCCAGAAGATCCAGAAGCAGATGAAAGACTCGCActag
- the SEPTIN4 gene encoding septin-4 isoform X2 — protein sequence MIKRFLKEDSEEAELTQFLRDCPPADSPRKVEPPESRREPGHPLCGMGRVPPDEPADERDARIFSRSRPSDFQQHIAAPPPPSPNRPRSPWGQLDPYDSSEDDKEYVGFATLPNQVHRKSVKKGFDFTLMVAGESGLGKSTLVNSLFLTDMYRDRKLLNAEERITQTVEITKHVVDIEEKGVKLRLTIVDTPGFGDAVNNTECWKPVADYIDQQFEQYFRDESGLNRKNIQDNRVHCCIYFISPFGHGLRPMDVEFMRALHQRVNIVPVLAKADALTPAEVERMKNKIREEIDHYGIRIYQFPECDSDEDEEFKLQDQALKESIPFAVIGSNTVVEAKGRRVRGRLYPWGIVEVENLSHCDFVKLRTMLVRTHMQDLKDVTRETHYENYRTQCIQSMTRMVVKERNRNKLTRESGTDFPIPVIPPVPDAETEKLIREKDEELRRMQEMLQKIQKQMKDSH from the exons ATG ATAAAGCGTTTCCTGAAGGAGGACTCGGAGGAGGCTGAGCTGACCCAGTTCCTACGGGATTGCCCACCGGCTGACAGCCCCAGGAAGGTGGAGCCCCCGGAGAGCCGGCGGGAGCCCGGCCACCCCCTCTGCGGCATGGGCAGGGTCCCCCCTGACGAACCTGCCGACGAGAGGGACGCCAGGATCTTCTCCCGGTCTCGGCCCTCGGATTTCCAGCAGCACAtcgccgcccccccaccccccagccccaaccgCCCGCGGAGCCCCTGGGGGCAGCTGGACCCCTACGACTCCTCCGAG GATGACAAGGAGTACGTGGGCTTCGCCACGCTGCCCAACCAGGTCCATCGGAAGTCGGTGAAGAAGGGCTTCGATTTCACCCTCATGGTGGCAG GGGAATCTGGGCTGGGCAAGTCCACCCTGGTCAACAGCCTCTTCCTGACGGACATGTACAGGGACCGCAAGCTGCTGAACGCTGAAG agcgtATCACGCAGACGGTGGAGATCACCAAGCACGTGGTGGACATTGAGGAGAAGGGTGTCAAGCTGCGCCTGACCATCGTGGACACACCGGGCTTTGGTGATGCTGTCAACAACACTGAGTG CTGGAAGCCGGTGGCCGACTACATCGACCAGCAGTTTGAGCAGTATTTCCGTGATGAAAGTGGCCTCAACAGGAAAAACATCCAGGACAACCGCGTCCACTGCTGCATTTACTTCATCTCGCCCTTCGGCCATGG GCTCCGGCCCATGGATGTGGAGTTCATGAGAGCCCTGCACCAGCGGGTGAACATCGTGCCTGTGCTGGCCAAGGCTGACGCCCTGACCCCCGCCGAGGTGGAGCGAATGAAGAACAAG ATCCGGGAGGAGATCGACCACTACGGCATCCGCATCTACCAGTTCCCTGAGTGCGACTCAGATGAGGATGAGGAGTTCAAGCTGCAGGACCAGGCGTTGAAG GAGAGCATCCCTTTCGCTGTCATCGGCAGCAACACAGTTGTGGAGGCCAAAGGCCGGCGTGTCCGTGGGCGCCTCTACCCCTGGGGCATCGTGGAAG TGGAGAACCTGTCCCACTGCGACTTCGTGAAGCTGCGGACGATGCTGGTGaggacccacatgcaggacctcaAGGACGTGACGAGGGAAACCCACTACGAGAACTACCGCACGCAGTGCATCCAGAGCATGACCCGCATGGTGGTGAAAGAGAGGAACCGCAA CAAGCTGACCCGGGAGAGCGGGACAGATTTCCCCATCCCTGTCATCCCCCCGGTGCCGGACGCGGAGACAGAGAAGCTCATCCGGGAAAAGGACGAGGAG CTGCGGCGGATGCAGGAGATGCTCCAGAAGATCCAGAAGCAGATGAAAGACTCGCActag